A stretch of DNA from Paenibacillus albus:
CCACATACATCGGCCGGTCTGACTTCGGCGTATCTCCGATAATAAAGTTGAATATGAGCAAATTATAGCCGCCAGCGCCGAAGCCGAAGACGATGTTCACCAGCAGAAGTACCGCAATAACGGGTATAATCTCAATGCCGACCCACAGCACGCAGGAAGCCGCAATAATGGGGAGCGCCCAGAGCAGCAGCGTGCGCGCATCATACTTCGTATTGAGGTTCCCCCAATAGTAGTAGCTGAACATCGTCACAACCATCTGCACGGTTGTAATGACCGTTATCATCCATTTGCTAATGTGCAATGTTTCCAGCATTACATAGGAAAATAACGGAATCGCCATATTTTGCAGCAAAATGTAGATGGCAATGAACACCGTCGCTTTCATGAAGCCCCGATCCTTGAGCGGCTTCAGGAACAGCGCGGCAGAGCTCGATGCTTCCGACTTCTGAAACGGCGGATTCGGGTAGCGCCACAGCTCCATCCCGTTCCAAACGGCGCAGACCGCGCTAATGGCATACAGAATTATGAAGCCGCTCTGATCGTTCATCCGCTCTAGAATTTGACCGCCAACAAGCAATACAATGCTGCCGACCGCCCAGTGAATCGTGTTGCGAATGCCGAAGTACGTGCCCCTCACTTGAGGCGGCACCATATCAGCGACCAGCGATGTCCAGAAGACGCTGCTGGCCGAAGCTGAGATGAACGACATAAAGAACAAGCCGATAAAGACGCCTACGCGCAGCTCTTCGGGCACGAGGAATGGAATCAATCCGGTTGTCACCCACAATATTCGGTGAAGTGAACCGAATATTGTGAGCAGCAGCCG
This window harbors:
- a CDS encoding MFS transporter; amino-acid sequence: MSFWNHIISVFKRKELSEQRRGLLTSIREGIPAVIVANLLGGPILTIYIVYLGGTASDVGLVMAIPALANLVQLVAAFYMQRFTNRRLLLTIFGSLHRILWVTTGLIPFLVPEELRVGVFIGLFFMSFISASASSVFWTSLVADMVPPQVRGTYFGIRNTIHWAVGSIVLLVGGQILERMNDQSGFIILYAISAVCAVWNGMELWRYPNPPFQKSEASSSAALFLKPLKDRGFMKATVFIAIYILLQNMAIPLFSYVMLETLHISKWMITVITTVQMVVTMFSYYYWGNLNTKYDARTLLLWALPIIAASCVLWVGIEIIPVIAVLLLVNIVFGFGAGGYNLLIFNFIIGDTPKSDRPMYVALFAALTGITGFIGPLVGGWIYKQIADSPFWLQSYGISLFVGAALLVLALTIGPLVLRVERSAQVEGEQLEG